The proteins below are encoded in one region of Roseovarius bejariae:
- a CDS encoding extracellular solute-binding protein codes for MKFTTTLMASTALTVAAVAAHADDHMANSMTLVSWGGAYQKSQVNAYATPYQEMNEGLEVVWDESSNEAVAKLRAMDEAGNVTWDVVDVVAADALRLCDEGLAMEIDPDEHLAPAPDGTSAEDDFGDLLVGDCFIPQIVYSTTFGYRTDMVPEGVEPPSDICSVFDTETYPGKRSLEKRPINNMEWALLCDGVAKDEVYDVLATEEGQQQALDKLETIKDDVIWWSAGADTPQLLADGEVFMGSTYNGRLFSVIEEQDQPVAMMWDAQVFDLDGWIIPEGLPEERLARALDFIYFATDTQRLADQAKYISYGPARASSAPLVGKHADLGIDMAPHMPTDPENAKNTFLYNYEFWADYRDDIDAKFQAWLAQ; via the coding sequence ATGAAATTCACAACGACCCTGATGGCTTCGACCGCTCTGACGGTGGCTGCTGTCGCGGCGCATGCCGATGATCACATGGCCAATTCAATGACGCTCGTCTCGTGGGGCGGCGCTTATCAGAAAAGCCAGGTCAACGCTTATGCGACCCCCTATCAAGAGATGAACGAAGGCCTCGAAGTGGTCTGGGACGAAAGCTCGAACGAAGCTGTCGCCAAGCTGCGCGCCATGGACGAAGCTGGCAACGTGACCTGGGACGTGGTCGATGTTGTGGCCGCTGACGCCCTGCGCCTGTGCGACGAAGGTCTTGCCATGGAAATCGATCCCGATGAGCATCTGGCGCCCGCGCCCGATGGCACCTCGGCCGAGGACGACTTTGGCGACCTGCTGGTGGGTGACTGCTTTATCCCGCAGATCGTGTATTCGACCACCTTCGGTTATCGTACCGACATGGTGCCCGAAGGCGTCGAGCCGCCGTCCGACATCTGCTCGGTATTCGACACCGAGACCTACCCCGGCAAGCGTTCGCTTGAGAAGCGCCCGATCAACAACATGGAATGGGCCCTGCTTTGCGATGGTGTTGCCAAGGATGAAGTCTATGACGTTCTGGCAACCGAAGAAGGTCAGCAGCAGGCACTTGATAAACTGGAAACCATCAAGGACGACGTGATCTGGTGGTCTGCCGGCGCTGACACGCCGCAGCTTCTGGCCGATGGTGAAGTCTTCATGGGCTCGACCTACAACGGTCGTCTGTTCAGTGTGATCGAAGAGCAAGATCAACCGGTTGCCATGATGTGGGACGCTCAGGTGTTCGACCTTGACGGTTGGATCATTCCCGAGGGCCTGCCCGAAGAACGTCTGGCCCGTGCGCTTGACTTCATCTACTTCGCCACTGACACGCAGCGTCTGGCCGATCAGGCCAAGTACATCTCGTACGGTCCGGCACGTGCTTCCTCGGCACCGCTGGTCGGCAAGCACGCGGATCTGGGCATCGACATGGCACCGCACATGCCGACTGATCCGGAGAACGCCAAGAACACGTTCCTCTACAACTACGAGTTCTGGGCGGACTACCGCGACGACATCGACGCAAAATTCCAAGCTTGGCTAGCCCAATAA
- a CDS encoding ABC transporter ATP-binding protein, which produces MAESANRDAFVEFERVQKSYDGETLVVKDLNLSMPKGEFLTMLGPSGSGKTTCLMMLAGFETATHGKIMLDGVSINNIPPHKRGIGMVFQNYALFPHMTVAENLSFPLEVRKIGKSDREAKVKRALDMVQMGEFGGRRPAQLSGGQQQRIALARALVFEPELVLMDEPLGALDKQLREHMQFEITNLAHELGITTVYVTHDQTEALTMSDRVAVFDDGRIQQLAPPDELYESPDNSFVAQFIGENNTLEGTIKEIKGETCIVELDDGEIIDAKPVNVSKVGERTTISIRPERVEVNTAKLGEDAHTLKAEVAEFIYMGDVFRTRLKVAGKDDFIIKTRNSADQERLKPGQQVEIGWLPQDCRALDAV; this is translated from the coding sequence GTGGCCGAAAGTGCAAACCGCGATGCATTCGTGGAATTTGAACGTGTGCAGAAAAGTTATGACGGTGAGACGCTCGTCGTCAAAGATCTGAACCTCTCTATGCCCAAAGGTGAATTCCTGACGATGCTTGGGCCGTCGGGATCCGGGAAAACAACTTGTCTGATGATGTTGGCGGGGTTTGAAACTGCCACCCATGGCAAGATCATGCTGGACGGTGTTTCAATCAACAACATCCCGCCGCACAAGCGTGGTATCGGCATGGTTTTCCAGAACTACGCCTTGTTTCCGCATATGACCGTCGCCGAGAACCTCAGCTTTCCGCTTGAGGTGCGCAAGATCGGCAAGTCCGACCGAGAGGCCAAGGTCAAGCGAGCACTTGATATGGTGCAAATGGGTGAATTCGGCGGGCGCCGCCCGGCGCAGCTTTCGGGTGGTCAGCAGCAGCGGATCGCACTTGCGCGCGCCTTGGTGTTCGAGCCTGAGTTGGTTCTGATGGACGAACCGCTTGGTGCGCTCGACAAGCAGCTGCGCGAACACATGCAATTCGAGATCACCAACCTTGCACATGAATTGGGCATCACGACCGTTTACGTGACCCACGACCAGACAGAAGCGCTGACCATGTCAGACCGCGTCGCGGTGTTCGACGATGGCCGTATTCAGCAGTTGGCTCCGCCCGATGAACTTTATGAAAGCCCGGATAACAGCTTCGTGGCGCAGTTTATCGGTGAGAATAACACGCTTGAAGGCACGATCAAGGAAATCAAGGGTGAGACTTGTATCGTCGAGTTGGATGATGGCGAGATCATCGATGCTAAGCCGGTCAACGTCAGCAAGGTGGGCGAGCGCACCACGATTTCCATCCGTCCTGAACGTGTCGAGGTGAACACCGCGAAGCTTGGTGAGGATGCCCACACACTCAAGGCGGAGGTTGCCGAGTTCATCTACATGGGGGATGTTTTCCGCACGCGCCTTAAGGTTGCGGGCAAGGATGACTTCATCATCAAGACTCGGAATTCCGCGGATCAGGAGCGCCTGAAACCAGGCCAGCAGGTTGAAATCGGCTGGCTGCCGCAAGATTGCCGCGCCCTCGACGCGGTCTAA
- a CDS encoding aspartate aminotransferase family protein: protein MLKNDQLDQWDRDNFFHPSTHLAQFARGEAPNRVITGGTNCHIEDRDGNKLLDAFAGLYCVNVGYGRQDIADAIAEQAKELAYYHAYVGHGTEASITLSKMIMDRAPKNMSKVYFGLSGSDANETNVKLIWYYNNILGRPEKKKIISRWRGYHGSGLMTGSLTGLELFHKKFDLPLAQVVHTEAPYYFRRDDLDQTEEQFVQHCVDELEALIEREGADTIAAFIGEPVLGTGGIVPPPAGYWQAIQAVLKKHDILLVADEVVTGFGRLGTMFGSDHYGLEPDLITIAKGLTSAYAPLSGSIVGDKMWKVLEQGTDENGPIGHGWTYSAHPIGAAAGVANLKLLDELDLIANNRTVGGYLNKTMTEALGDHANVGEVRGEGMLCAVEFVKDKDSRTFFDASDKVGPQIAAALASEGIIGRAMPQGDILGFAPPFCLTQSEADEVVSKTAKAVKSVLG, encoded by the coding sequence ATGCTGAAGAACGACCAACTGGACCAATGGGACCGCGATAACTTTTTCCATCCCTCGACGCATCTTGCGCAATTCGCACGTGGCGAGGCCCCGAACCGGGTGATCACCGGTGGCACCAACTGCCATATCGAAGACCGTGACGGTAACAAGCTGCTGGATGCATTTGCCGGGTTGTATTGCGTGAACGTGGGCTATGGCCGTCAGGACATCGCCGATGCTATTGCCGAGCAGGCCAAGGAATTGGCCTATTACCACGCCTACGTGGGGCATGGCACCGAGGCGAGCATCACCCTGTCCAAGATGATCATGGACCGCGCGCCCAAGAACATGAGCAAGGTCTACTTTGGCCTGTCGGGCTCGGACGCCAACGAGACCAACGTCAAACTGATTTGGTACTACAACAACATCCTTGGCCGTCCCGAGAAGAAAAAGATCATCTCGCGTTGGCGCGGCTATCATGGGTCGGGGTTGATGACCGGGTCGCTGACCGGGCTTGAGCTGTTCCACAAGAAATTTGACCTGCCGCTGGCCCAAGTGGTTCACACCGAAGCACCCTATTACTTCCGCCGCGACGATCTGGATCAGACCGAAGAACAGTTCGTGCAGCATTGCGTGGATGAACTCGAGGCGCTGATCGAGCGCGAAGGCGCCGACACCATCGCCGCCTTCATCGGTGAGCCGGTTCTGGGTACCGGGGGCATCGTGCCGCCGCCCGCAGGCTATTGGCAGGCTATTCAGGCGGTTCTGAAAAAGCACGATATTCTGCTGGTTGCGGATGAGGTCGTGACAGGTTTCGGTCGCTTGGGCACCATGTTCGGCTCGGATCATTATGGGTTGGAGCCTGACCTGATCACCATCGCCAAGGGCCTGACATCGGCCTATGCGCCGCTCTCGGGCTCGATCGTGGGTGATAAGATGTGGAAGGTATTGGAGCAGGGGACCGATGAAAATGGGCCCATTGGCCACGGCTGGACCTATTCGGCGCACCCCATCGGGGCGGCAGCCGGGGTGGCCAACCTCAAGTTGCTGGATGAGTTGGACCTGATTGCCAATAACCGCACCGTCGGTGGCTATCTCAACAAGACCATGACCGAGGCCTTGGGCGATCATGCCAATGTCGGCGAGGTACGTGGCGAAGGAATGCTTTGTGCCGTGGAGTTCGTGAAGGACAAGGATAGCCGCACTTTCTTTGACGCATCCGATAAGGTCGGCCCCCAGATTGCAGCGGCGCTTGCGTCTGAAGGCATCATTGGGCGAGCCATGCCGCAAGGCGATATTCTTGGATTCGCGCCGCCCTTCTGCCTGACGCAATCGGAGGCAGACGAGGTGGTTTCCAAGACCGCGAAAGCAGTGAAGTCGGTTCTGGGATAA
- a CDS encoding ABC transporter permease, whose translation MSDTTESGPVLAADGTPLKRSLNRALRRQKMRALGLIAPLLVFVLVTFIAPIADMLFRSVENQIVSNTLPGTVQQLESWDATSGDAPSEAVYEALYYDLFLASEAKEHTRLGTRLNYEETGISSLFRSSGRKVDDIGEDHIDALEDLNEAWEDEAFWYSLMTGEEGAAKNAGLLDEERERLAGLTGDNFSGDIGFVPGQGISQLLPNTARAYSSFALFTVIADEDVVAEEEPWEAVKIALVQDLKRGADLSGYDGFGAEELRAAKGMLQGQPDITFKEAFLDIDEDWGATDNWRTIQVYSPPFTAGYFLNAIDMQNGIDGPEARPENQQIYIMLFKRTLFMSLVITGSCILLAYPVAYLLSNLPMRSANLLMILVLLPFWTSLLVRTSAWKVMLQQQGVINDVLVWLGMVADDGRLVMINNQFGTIVAMTHILLPFMILPMYSVMSTIPPSYVRAARSLGATNWTSFWRVYFPQSVPGIGAGSILVFILAIGYYITPEIVGGTTGTFISNRIAYHISSSLNWGLAAALGSILLAAVLILYWAYDKIVGIDNVKLG comes from the coding sequence ATGAGCGATACAACGGAATCCGGCCCGGTTCTGGCTGCTGACGGCACACCGCTGAAGCGAAGCCTGAATCGCGCGCTCAGACGGCAGAAAATGCGCGCCTTGGGATTGATCGCGCCGCTGCTGGTCTTTGTTCTTGTCACCTTTATCGCGCCGATTGCGGATATGCTGTTCCGCTCGGTCGAAAACCAAATCGTGTCCAACACGCTGCCCGGCACCGTACAGCAACTCGAAAGCTGGGATGCCACCTCGGGTGATGCGCCCTCCGAGGCTGTGTACGAAGCGCTCTATTATGACCTTTTTCTTGCCTCCGAAGCCAAAGAGCATACCCGCCTCGGCACGCGCCTGAACTACGAAGAAACCGGGATTTCATCGCTGTTTCGGTCTTCGGGCCGCAAGGTGGACGATATCGGCGAAGATCATATCGATGCCCTTGAGGACCTGAACGAAGCTTGGGAAGATGAAGCCTTCTGGTATTCTCTCATGACGGGCGAAGAGGGTGCAGCGAAAAACGCGGGCCTGTTGGACGAGGAACGTGAAAGACTGGCTGGCCTGACAGGCGACAATTTTAGCGGTGATATTGGATTTGTTCCCGGGCAGGGTATCTCGCAACTGTTGCCCAATACCGCGCGTGCGTACTCGTCCTTTGCCTTGTTCACCGTGATTGCCGACGAAGATGTCGTGGCCGAAGAAGAGCCTTGGGAAGCCGTGAAAATTGCGCTTGTCCAAGACCTCAAGCGAGGGGCGGACTTGTCGGGATATGACGGGTTTGGTGCGGAAGAACTGCGCGCGGCAAAGGGCATGCTGCAAGGCCAACCTGACATTACCTTTAAAGAGGCGTTTCTTGATATCGACGAAGATTGGGGCGCGACCGACAATTGGCGGACCATTCAGGTTTACAGCCCGCCGTTTACCGCGGGTTATTTCCTGAACGCCATCGACATGCAAAACGGCATTGATGGCCCCGAAGCGCGCCCCGAGAACCAGCAGATTTATATCATGCTGTTCAAGCGCACCTTGTTCATGTCGCTGGTCATCACGGGAAGCTGTATTCTTTTGGCTTATCCGGTGGCCTATTTGCTGTCGAACCTGCCGATGCGCTCGGCGAACCTTTTGATGATCCTCGTATTGTTGCCCTTCTGGACATCGCTTCTGGTACGAACCTCGGCGTGGAAGGTCATGTTGCAACAGCAAGGCGTCATAAACGATGTCCTGGTTTGGCTGGGGATGGTCGCGGATGATGGGCGGTTGGTCATGATCAACAACCAGTTCGGTACGATCGTGGCGATGACGCACATCCTTCTGCCTTTCATGATCCTGCCGATGTACTCGGTGATGTCGACGATTCCACCGTCCTATGTACGTGCGGCCCGTAGCCTTGGCGCAACAAACTGGACATCCTTCTGGCGGGTCTATTTCCCGCAGTCGGTGCCGGGTATCGGCGCGGGATCGATCCTCGTGTTCATCCTCGCCATCGGCTACTACATCACGCCGGAAATCGTGGGTGGTACGACGGGGACATTCATCTCGAACCGGATTGCCTATCACATCTCAAGCTCGCTCAACTGGGGCTTGGCGGCGGCCTTGGGTTCGATCCTGCTGGCGGCGGTTCTGATCCTCTACTGGGCCTATGACAAGATTGTCGGCATCGACAACGTGAAGCTGGGGTAA
- a CDS encoding NAD-dependent succinate-semialdehyde dehydrogenase → MSDSAIWTRNGVTDTRLVRNFSYVNGKWTAGDDNATITVTNPADGTTLGDVASLSATQAKAAVDAAQKAFPDWSMTLPQDRSAILRRWFDLMLEHKEDLARIMVLEQGKPLSEARGEIDYAASFVEYYAEEAKRPNIEGVTSHLPDAEVELWLEPVGVAALITPWNFPAAMLTRKAAAAMAAGCTIVAHPSGETPYSALALAELAERAGIPEGVFNILTGKASTIVEPWTQDKRVRALSFTGSTEIGRLLYRQSADTVKRLVMELGGHAPVIVFKGSDMDTAIEETMGAKWATTGQDCLGANRIYVERAIYDEFCKRFTESTKALTLGKGMDDPDLGPLMNEKAVQKQEEHVADALAKGAKLACGGQRDDLGPLFYQPTVMTDVPEDAAIMHEETFGPVAAITPFDTEEEVVRRANDTEYGLVAYLHSHDPRRIYRVTRALQFGMVAVNRTKVTGAPIPFGGVKQSGLGREGARKGMEEFMEIKYVCRDWA, encoded by the coding sequence ATGTCTGATTCCGCAATTTGGACGCGTAATGGTGTTACTGATACGCGCCTTGTGCGCAATTTTTCCTATGTGAACGGCAAATGGACGGCCGGTGATGACAATGCCACCATCACCGTGACGAACCCCGCAGATGGCACAACCCTTGGTGACGTGGCCAGCCTGTCCGCCACTCAGGCAAAGGCGGCGGTGGATGCCGCCCAGAAGGCGTTTCCGGATTGGTCCATGACCCTGCCACAGGATCGTTCCGCCATCCTGCGCCGTTGGTTCGACCTGATGCTGGAGCACAAGGAAGATCTGGCGCGGATCATGGTTCTGGAACAGGGCAAGCCCCTGTCGGAAGCGCGTGGCGAGATCGACTATGCCGCCAGTTTCGTTGAATATTACGCAGAAGAGGCCAAGCGCCCTAATATCGAAGGTGTCACCAGCCATCTGCCCGATGCCGAGGTCGAGCTTTGGCTGGAACCCGTAGGCGTCGCGGCCCTGATCACGCCCTGGAACTTCCCGGCGGCGATGCTGACCCGCAAGGCGGCGGCGGCGATGGCGGCGGGCTGTACCATCGTGGCGCATCCCTCGGGGGAAACGCCTTATTCAGCGCTGGCCCTTGCCGAACTGGCCGAGCGTGCCGGGATTCCCGAAGGTGTGTTCAATATCTTGACCGGCAAGGCGTCCACCATCGTCGAGCCATGGACACAGGATAAGCGCGTGCGCGCCCTGTCGTTCACCGGCTCCACGGAAATCGGCCGCCTGTTGTACCGGCAATCTGCCGACACGGTGAAGCGACTGGTCATGGAACTGGGGGGCCACGCGCCGGTAATCGTCTTCAAGGGCAGCGATATGGATACCGCGATCGAGGAGACCATGGGCGCGAAATGGGCGACGACCGGGCAGGACTGCCTTGGGGCCAACCGCATCTATGTGGAGCGTGCCATTTACGATGAGTTCTGCAAGCGGTTCACTGAATCCACCAAGGCGCTGACTCTTGGCAAGGGCATGGATGACCCCGATCTTGGCCCGTTGATGAACGAAAAAGCCGTGCAGAAGCAGGAAGAACATGTCGCCGATGCTCTGGCAAAAGGTGCGAAACTGGCTTGTGGCGGTCAGCGTGACGATCTCGGCCCCTTGTTCTATCAGCCGACGGTTATGACCGATGTGCCCGAGGATGCAGCGATCATGCACGAAGAGACCTTTGGCCCGGTGGCGGCGATTACGCCCTTTGACACCGAAGAGGAGGTTGTGCGCCGCGCCAATGACACCGAATACGGCCTTGTTGCCTATCTGCACAGCCACGACCCGCGCCGCATCTATCGCGTGACCCGCGCGTTGCAGTTCGGCATGGTCGCGGTGAACCGTACCAAGGTCACCGGTGCGCCAATTCCCTTTGGCGGGGTCAAGCAATCCGGTCTGGGCCGCGAAGGGGCCCGCAAGGGCATGGAAGAGTTCATGGAGATCAAATACGTCTGCCGCGATTGGGCGTGA